The DNA window GCGGGTCCAGCACACTCAGCCGTCTCTTGCGATCGTCCGGCAGAGCCGGGTAACGGAGGGCGAACTCCGCCTCGTCGCGGGCGCCGACCTCGGCGAGCATCGACTCCAGTACGTCACGGGGGCCGCCCACGATCCGAGTCCCGCCGAGCCCGAGTTCCCCGGCGAGAAGCCGCACCGTGTCCAGGCCGACCCGTGCCAGCAGCAGATCCGCCGCCGAGTTGTCGCTCACCGAGATCGCGAAGAACGCCAGATCGCGCAGCGACAGTTCGACGTCGTCGGCACATCCTGCCGTGCCCCAGCCTCCGAGCCGGTCGGCCGCCGTCACCCGCACCCGCTCCCGTGGGTCGAGCTGGCCGGCGGCCACCTGCCGGGCGAACTCCAGGACCAGCAGCACCTTGAAGACCGAGGCGATCACGACCGGCTCGTCCGCGCCGACCGCCACCTCCTCGGCGCCCGGCTCCGTGCCGACGGGGACCGCATGCAGCAACCCCTCGGCCCCCGCCCCCGCGAAGACCTCGCGGATCCGTTCCTCGACCATCGGTTCGCCTCTCACGTAAGGTCCGTGGCTGTGGATCTCTTGCGCCACCTGCGTATCTTCGTCGCCGTCGCCGACGAGCTGCACTTCAGCCGGGCCGCCGACCAGCTTGGCATGGCCCAGCCACCCCTCAGCCAGGCGGTACGCAGACTGGAGAAGGACCTCGGTGCCGAACTCTTCGACCGATCGCACCGCCAGGTCCGGCTGACCGCCGCCGGCATGGTGCTGCTGGACGAAGCCCGCGAACTGCTGGCCCGTGAGGAGCGGTTACGGACGCTGGCCCGCCGCGCCGGACACGGCGGCCTGGGCACTCTGCGTGCGGGCGTGCCCCCCGACACCACGGTCGCCATGCTCGCCGCCCTGCTCTCGGCCTGCGCGGAGCACTCTCCGGGTCTGTCCGTCGATCTCCAGGAGATCACCACTGAGGAACAGGTGCGGTTGCTTGCCTCCGGTGGGCTCGACGTCGGCCTCGTCCACCAGCCCGTGGACGCCACCGAACTCCGCCTCGGCCGGGAGGTGTGCGCGGAACTCGGCGTCGTCCTCCCCCGCACCTCACCGCTGGCGCGGCTCCCCGAGGTCGCGCTCGCTGAACTCTCCGGCCACGACCTGGTGCTCTTCCCCCGTGCCCAGGCCCCCGGCTGGTACGACCGGATCCTCGACACCTGCCGCGCCGAGGGCTTCGTGCCCGGCCGCCTCCGGCACGCCTCCAACCCCGAGTTCGTGCTGGCCCTCGTCCACGCGGGCCACGGCATCGCCTTCGACCAGGGGCCGGTGGCCCGCAAAGAGCCCCGCGTCGTCTGGCGGCCGCTGGCCGGCCGCCCCCTCACCCGGCGGACCACCGGGGCCTGGCCCGCCGGCCGGTCCGCCCACCCGGCCGCCCCCCACTTCGCAGAGCTCGCGGCCGGCGTGCTCGCCCGCGACCGTACGGCAGCAGCCCTGCGCCGCGACGACGGCCCGCACCCGCCCGACGGGCCGCCCCGCCCGTGGTCGGTGGTGTACGACGAGTCGAGCTGACGCCGCGTCGACCGGCTGCCCGCGCGAGACAGGCCGGGGCCCTGGGTACACGTCGCCCCCGCCGCCACCTGAGGTGAACTCCGCATTTCGCATGGCATGCATTTCGTCCGCGTCGGACTGGGGAAGCCCGCCTCGCGGGCGCGCGACCGTCCGAACGGGCCCTGGACGGCGCTACCCGACGCACGGCCTGTCGCTGCGCAAGGCGGATAAGGTCGTGGACCACGTCTTCACGAAGCCCGTTGACACCCTGGGGGGTACAAGGCATGCCTACGCCTGAGCAGATCTGGGCGGACGCCGATCTCCCCACCCGTCGGCTCGCCGGGCTGGCTCTCCACCCGTCCGTGCCGGAGAGCATCCTCCTGCGGCTGCTCTCCGACGCTCCGCTTGCCGCACGGATGGTGCTGTGCCGGGACCGGATCCTGCCCGACGCCGTCGTCGACGCGGTGATCGAGCACCCCGACACCTACACCCGCAGCTTCTTCGCCCGCAACCTCCATGTCGATCCGGCCCAGCGAGTTCGACTGGTGGACGATCCCGAGTGGTTCGTCCGCGCCCACCTGGCCGCAGGACCGCGGATGGCCGGCCTCGCCCGGCCAAGGCCCCTACCCGACGAGGCCGTCGTCCACATGATCAGCACGTACGACGACGAATTGCTGGGCGGTCCCTTCTACCAGCAGATCTCCACCAGGCTGCGCCGATCCATGCCCACCCATCCGATCGCGAAGGTTCGCCGCTGGGGGGTCGAGGCATGGGCATCGCTGTCCACAGACGTGCGGGCCGCCCTCCTCACAGACCCCGACGGCGAGGTCCGGGAGAGGGCTCAGCTGCATGCGCGCCTAGAGGATCCGGCGTGGGTGGAGAGTGCGCTCCCTGACCGACCGTGCCACGCCCGCACCGACCTGCTGCTCCACCACCCCCTCACCAGAGCTGTGGTGGAGGGCGTCCTCGCCAGGCCCGCCGGCAAGGAGGACAAGGCGATGATCGCCGTCAACCCCACCCTCCCTCCCGACGCGGTGGTCCTCCTGGCCGCCGACTCGGATCCGGAGGTACGGTGCCAGATCGCACAACGCGCAGACCTCGGACCCGCCGAGTGCCGCGCACTCGTCGCCGATCCGGAACCGGACGTGCGCGCGCAGGTGGCGTACCGCGCGGACCTGGGACCGGCCGAGCGCCGCACGCTCATGACGGACCCCCACCCCGACGTCCGGCTGGCCGTGTCCCTCCACCCCGCACTGAGCGAGGAGGAACGGGACCGGATCGACTACCAGGTCCCCATGGACCACCGCTTCGGCTTCCACCCCGCGTACGAGATAGTCCGGGACCCCGGGACCGTCCGCCGAAACGCACTCTCCAACCA is part of the Streptomyces agglomeratus genome and encodes:
- a CDS encoding serine hydrolase; this encodes MVEERIREVFAGAGAEGLLHAVPVGTEPGAEEVAVGADEPVVIASVFKVLLVLEFARQVAAGQLDPRERVRVTAADRLGGWGTAGCADDVELSLRDLAFFAISVSDNSAADLLLARVGLDTVRLLAGELGLGGTRIVGGPRDVLESMLAEVGARDEAEFALRYPALPDDRKRRLSVLDPLRTNASTPREITRLLRLVWRDEAGPPEACAHVRDLMMCQAFRHRLVSGFPDEATVAAKTGTLPGLHMEAGVVRYPDGGSYAVSVFARTRDLAASRPVVDAAIGASARIAVDFLRAKGL
- a CDS encoding LysR family transcriptional regulator, with translation MRHLRIFVAVADELHFSRAADQLGMAQPPLSQAVRRLEKDLGAELFDRSHRQVRLTAAGMVLLDEARELLAREERLRTLARRAGHGGLGTLRAGVPPDTTVAMLAALLSACAEHSPGLSVDLQEITTEEQVRLLASGGLDVGLVHQPVDATELRLGREVCAELGVVLPRTSPLARLPEVALAELSGHDLVLFPRAQAPGWYDRILDTCRAEGFVPGRLRHASNPEFVLALVHAGHGIAFDQGPVARKEPRVVWRPLAGRPLTRRTTGAWPAGRSAHPAAPHFAELAAGVLARDRTAAALRRDDGPHPPDGPPRPWSVVYDESS